TGCGTACCACCTATTTACGGAACGAGTCCAAACTAACGACTTCGGCTTCGATGGGCTCCTGAGGGACATCTTCGGCCATTGGCGCTTCTGCATCATCGGCGTCTTCGGTCTCGTCGTCGTGTTCCTGGCTTTCAAAGCGCAGGCCAAACTCGACCGATGGATCGACAAAGGTGATGATCGCGTCATAAGGAATATAGAGCGTTTCAGGTGTGCCACCGAATTTCATCCTGACGGTAAATCCGTCATTGGTGACATCAAGACCTTCAAACCAGTTTTGCATCACCACGGTCATTTCGCCCGGATAACGATCAGAAAGCCAATCCGCGATTTCGACGTCGGGATGCAATGTATCAAACGTAATGAAAAAATGGTGCGAACCCGGAAGGCCATCGCGTTGCACATTTTCCAATACTTTTTGGATCAGACCGCGCATGGCGTCATGCATGAGGTTTCCGTAGTCGATAAATTGAGACATGTGTCGCCCCCCTTATGCAGCGCGTGAAGTTAATTCGATCATATGCTGCCCCCTCGGCGAATAAAAGGGGCCGCGCTGCCTTTTTTCATGCAATCGTCAAGCAAGCTATAGAAATGACAGGCCCAAACCCGCGAGGGCAACGATGAGAAGTGTTTTGCCCATACCCACATTTAAGCGCAGCATGAGGAGGGCAGCAAAGGCAGAAAGGGCGGCTGCAGACCAGTTTAGGCTGTGCAAATCAGGGGTTAATAGGTGGATCGGACCGAGGCTTGTGGGGGTGACTCGCTCAAATACGACATGCAGGGCGAACCAGATCGAGAGGTTGAAAATAACCCCAACCACGGCCGCCGTTATGCCCGACAGGGCCGCAGCAAGGCGCGGGCGGCTGCTGATTTGTGCCAAATATGGGGCTGCTGTGAAAATCCACAAAAAACACGGGATGAAGGTTGTCCAAAGCGCCACAATCGCGCCCGCAATTCCAAGCCAGAGGCCGCCTGCATTGAAGGCCGCTTGAAAGCCTACGAACTCTGTCACAAGAATCAGAGGGCCCGGCGTTGTTTCGGCAAGACCGAGGCCATCCATCATGGTCGCCGTCGAAATCCAGCCTTTTTGCACCACAACTTCTTGGGTCATATAGGCCAGCACCGCATAGGCGCCGCCAAAGGTCACCACCGCGAGTTTTGAAAAGAACAACCCGATGGACGTGAGTAGTTTTGCCCCCATCAGGTGCAACAGAAGCATGGGGAAAAGCCAAAGACTGCCCCAAATCGCGATGGTGCGGGCAGGGTGTGCCGATTTGGGTTGTTTGATTGCCATAGCGGGCACGCTTTGTTTGGGTAAAAAGACCACGCCCGCGAGTGCTGCCGCCGCTACGATCAAAGGATAAGGGAGGGCCAGAAAAAAGATGCTCACGAAACTTGCCGCCGCAATCGCCCATGCTGCGCGGTGTTTGAGGGCGCGTTTGGCAACTTTGAGCAGGGCTTGGATCACGATCACCACAACGGCGGCTTTAACCCCAAGGAAAAGCGCTTCAACCAGAGGGACATTGCCAAAGAGCGCGTAAAATATAGCGAGCGCCAACACGACCAACGCTCCGGGGATTACAAACAGAGCCCCCGCCATCAAACCGCCGCGCACCCCATGCAATCGCCATCCAGCATAGGTGGCCAATTGCATCGCTTCAGGGCCGGGGAGGAGCATACAAAACGAGAGCGCGGACAGAAATTGCTCTTCGCTCAGCCACGGGCGCTCTTCCACCAGCTCTTTGTGCATCACCGCGATTTGCGCCGCAGGGCCGCCGAACGACAAAAGCCCGATACGGGCAAAAACACGGGTGGAATCAGAGAATGTCGGAGTCATTTCGGCCCTGTCGGTCTGGATTTCTCAAGAGGTAACAGGTTGAGATGCCGCTGTTAAGGCGGGGAATGACGTGGGCCGAAATTGTGTGATGCGGGAGGGGTTTGGGAGCGTGGGTTTACGACGAGCCGCCATACGAAGGATTGAACGTATGGGGCACGCTATACTGGATGGTTTTACGCGCCGTTTCTGGGTGGCGCACATTTGCCACGATGGAGGATGCGGCCAAAAGTATGGACGCGGAAGCAAGGATAAAAGCGATGTTTCTCATAGGACTGCCTGACTCTTTTTTAGCCATTTGATCCGGTGCAGAAAGAAAAACAAGCCATGATAATTCCGTGATTAGAAATGCGCGACAGATTGCCCATATCGAGCGGAAAAGCGCTTGAGATCGTGAGGAATAATACAAGGGGAGAAGTAAGTGCAGGTTTCTGTTGCCAGGTACCTGCGAACCCCGCCCAAAGAAGGATTTTGGTGGAGTCGCCGGGTACCGCCCCATTATGACTCCTCAAAAACTTACCGTTTTGCTGTATGACCTTAATTTATTACATTCTACGAATGAGTAGAACCGTATTAATCTACCGTGAATGGGATGTTTAAATTTACTTTAATGGTTCAAGTAGAATGTCAAAATTCGAACAAGTGGGACTCGATGCCGAGGCAGATTAGAAAAAAATGGGAGGATTTTCAGAAATTTTCCGGTTATCTCGATGGTGGACCTTAGTGGCAAGAGACAGGGCGGAAACTCTTACGTCAAAGTGATTAAAAGCGGTCAATCAACACAATTGTAGGGACGTAGTCTGCCCAAGGTTACTGACTTTTGCTTTCTCCATGAAAAGAACTGATGGTTAAGTTGAAGAACTCTGGCACACCGGATATTTGTGCCGATCTACCCTTTCCAACAGAGTGTCAAATTGCGCCTTTAGTTCGCAAAGTTTCTCCTTGAACCGTGGGATATCTTCTGGCTTTTAGTAATCTTTTGTCACCGTGTTCAACTCCCCTTCGCGAGGTTTCGGCGTTAATGGACAGAGTTCCTTAGCGGCGTACCAAGCTAGGAGTTACATCGTCCTTATGCCTGAAGACTAATAAGCCCTCAAAAGAAAATTTCGTCGGATCTGCTCTTCGGATGAATATTGCTTGCGCGTGGCGCGTTTGATGTCTTTGACGATCTTCTCGCCGGGGCTTTTACGTGTTCCGGTTGTTTGTCCCATGTCCCACTCCTTGGTGGTTACGATGAGCCAAAAACACTCTCTTATCAAATACCGCTATTTGGACCCATAGGCGCTGACGTCAAACACGTCGCGTTTCACAAGAAATTTTTCACATCCCATATTTGAATCCTTTCCGGCAACAAAAGCGGGACGCCGCTTAACTCGCGTTATATAAGAACCAATAGGTTGAGTAGCACCGAGAAAATCTAAAATATTCTCCCCCTTGGGGAGTGATTATAGCTATGCGTTTTAAGGATTTAGTCTTCGTATCCGCAAGTTGAACAATCCCCTTGAAAGTAGTGCAGACCCCCGCAATTGGGACAAGACGTATCGTCGTCATCAACGTTGCCACCCTGTTTTTACCACCATTCGTACATGTCCCCAGCGGATTTATGGGCTGCATTTCGATACCAATCTTTGAATTCATCCGGTGACATGTCGTCCGGAGCAGTAAGCCAGAACTCGTATTCGGCGGCATCGGCAAAACCGGTCCCAGCGTAGCCGTCACTCATTTGTTTCTCCTTTTGAATAATTATTAGCACAGCAGTTCATCACATTCTCTGCAATAGATATGCCTGACCATCATTTTTTCAATCTGAAGAAAACCGGTTTACGCTTTTAACAGGGAATGACGATGACGCCTAACTCGCGTTATGCACACTCCATTAACGCGAGTGCAGGGTTCATAAATAGAGCGCGGGGCGCCTGTCGTACATTATGTAATACACCCCAGAAATTTCATGTTCAATTTTCGGTCTGACGCGGATTTTCTCGACGAAACCCAGAATCCGCCCAATTCCTGCCATTTCATACAAATAGAACTCAAATACAGACTTGATGAAGAATTAAACACCGAGCCAATTGGCCTAGGGAAGAACATTTTGAAAACTATTATTACGAGCTCATGCCTCCTTTTCCTCTCCGCCGGAATTGCAGGAGCAACGACTTGCTACTTCGAATCTGAAGGCAAGATTGAAATTCAAGGAAAATGCGACTTTCATTTCACTGAAAACGATTCAGGGGTACTCGATGGAAGCTTTTCAATGACAAGCATTGATTATGATTCAAAAAAACAACTCGGCCATCAAGTATGGTTTATAATCGACTACGATGGGGCGCCTTACGCCTTTTGGACGGGTGAGCCTGGGGCGACACACCTCCACGCCCCAACCGGATATTTGTCGAAAGTAGGCGGGTGCTGGGTCAACCATGACACGCGCCTTTGTGCATGGGAAAAGACGGGCGCCTAGTGCGGCACGAAAGCGGGCAGGGCCAGCCTAGCCAATGATCACTTTGAGACCCTTCCAAAAACGTTCAACAACTGATTAGGTTTTCAACGGGGTTTGTGGCAGCGGAAAGCAGGGCCTTTTCCGACCGCTCCAAAAAAGAGGGTTTCTGGCGGATTATACTGGTGTCGTTAATAGTCGGGTTGAGATCAGAGCAGCCACGCTCGCCCTGCGAAGCTAGATAAAAAGCTTGATCTATTTGCCTCGTAGGACGAAGAATATCGGGAATGTTATTTTAGCGAGGCTGGGCCAGTGCTTAAAAGTTTAAATCTTAGTGCGGTCCTTTCGCTTGTTTGGGTTACGAGCGCATTTTCTGGGGTTTGTGACTATCGGCTCAGCCAGTTGGTCAGCCCCACAGCCGCGACTGCGGTTGTCACAGCAGGTGGTGCTGGGGCGTCCGTTGGTCCCGCTACAATGGCTTTAGGGGGCTTTATTTCTTTCCACACGCAGCCAGCGGGTCTCTGATGTTGGGTTCGACGCTTGCAGGGGCTTCGGGAGCTGGGACCGTAGGTATCATCGGAGGGAGTGGATTTGCGGCAGGTGTGCTGGCCATCCTTACTGCGCCAATAACATTGGTCGTTGCTGCTGGCACGGCCGTCACGGTCGGCGGAGTGGAGGCTGGCTGCTATTTTGTCGATGAACGGATCACCGAAGAAGAAGAGGTGGTTGCAATCTTAAGGCAAGCGGCACTGACCTCCAATGAGGATTACTTTAAACTGTTTGACGTGAGAGGCGAGGAGGCTGCCGAAACGGGGGCGGTCAGCCGAGTTCGTATTCCTGATGCGGACGGGACGTATCAGTTTTACGAAGTAGAAAATCTCTACATCACAAATGGTGAATTACTGCACCGAGATTGGTTTTTCAACACTTCTCTTGGAAACATCGCGGCCGCGCTGGTTGCACAGCCTTAACTGCCATTTCTGATCAGGAATGTCCCGCTTCAAACGGACTTCCAAAAACGACCGTTTTTGAACGGTTCCCTGAAAGCCGACATTTGCGCAGAAAAAAGCCCAGCAGAGTGGCCGCCGTTGCCATGGCCAACAAAACTGCCCGTATGATCTGGGCTGTGCTGACACGGAATGAGCCCTACAAAGCGAGAACCGTTTAACGGACCAACGAAACAACAATAGGAGTTTGCAAGACCAATGAAGTGATGGAACTTTGTCAGCCCAAAAACCAAGACACCCCGAGCTTTGTCCAGAACGCTTGCTGTTCGATATGCGGAATGGGACTTGGTTGGTGGAAACCATCCACTGCCCGGCAGGCGATGCATGCATCGCTGAGAGGGAGGGCCAGCGGCCATGTGCGTCGCGCCAACAAGCCGAACACAAGACTGCTTCTGATCAAAACACCATGCGCTAAATTGTACTTGCAAAAAGGGAGCCATCCACACAGGACGAAGCCGCTGTTCATGATGAGATGAGTACCGTCCGAACTTGATCATTCCAATAGGCTGAAAACGCTTCTTGATGAGATTTTTTGCTATATGTTGGGCGGTGCCCACCTGTTACTTGGTTTATGGCACCAATCCAAATCTTATTTGGGTCGGGTCTAACGACCAAGGGCGAGTACTAGGATACTATAGGATATATGGTGCCATTGGTTGGCTACGCTAGCAAAGCACTTCCCTCATGCAGCTTTAGTATTCTCTGTACTCAAGGACACTTTTTCCGA
This Falsihalocynthiibacter arcticus DNA region includes the following protein-coding sequences:
- a CDS encoding SspB family protein, coding for MSQFIDYGNLMHDAMRGLIQKVLENVQRDGLPGSHHFFITFDTLHPDVEIADWLSDRYPGEMTVVMQNWFEGLDVTNDGFTVRMKFGGTPETLYIPYDAIITFVDPSVEFGLRFESQEHDDETEDADDAEAPMAEDVPQEPIEAEVVSLDSFRK
- the chrA gene encoding chromate efflux transporter; protein product: MTPTFSDSTRVFARIGLLSFGGPAAQIAVMHKELVEERPWLSEEQFLSALSFCMLLPGPEAMQLATYAGWRLHGVRGGLMAGALFVIPGALVVLALAIFYALFGNVPLVEALFLGVKAAVVVIVIQALLKVAKRALKHRAAWAIAAASFVSIFFLALPYPLIVAAAALAGVVFLPKQSVPAMAIKQPKSAHPARTIAIWGSLWLFPMLLLHLMGAKLLTSIGLFFSKLAVVTFGGAYAVLAYMTQEVVVQKGWISTATMMDGLGLAETTPGPLILVTEFVGFQAAFNAGGLWLGIAGAIVALWTTFIPCFLWIFTAAPYLAQISSRPRLAAALSGITAAVVGVIFNLSIWFALHVVFERVTPTSLGPIHLLTPDLHSLNWSAAALSAFAALLMLRLNVGMGKTLLIVALAGLGLSFL